The following proteins are co-located in the Oceanispirochaeta sp. genome:
- a CDS encoding V-type ATP synthase subunit A, whose protein sequence is MKSSGKVVGVNGNMVTVEVSGAVQMNEVGYVVTCGTKLKSEIIRVNGDRVQMQVFEITKGIGIGDPVEFSSELLAVELGPGLLGQVYDGLQNPLPELAKAAGYFLERGYYLDPLSKEKLWDFTPTVNPGDTVAKADVIGSVPEGPFTHQILVPFSRLDTYKVKSIQPKGSYMLKDTIAEIEDSKGNIIPLSMSFHWPVKKAVTCYAERLRPVEPMVTQIRQIDTFLPVAKGGTYCIPGPIGAGKTVLQQITSRFADVDIVIIAACGERAGEVVETLKEFPELLDPKTGRSLMERTIIICNTSSMPVASREASVYTAVTLAEYYRQMGLDVLLLADSTSRWAQAMREMSGRLEEIPGEEAFPAYLESTIAGFYERAGLVRLNDGRKGSVTIGGTVSPAGGNFEEPVTQATLKVVGAFHGLSRERSDARKYPAIHPIDSWSKYNGIIDPKQTEYAYNTLFRANEIESMMKVVGEEGTSLQDFIVYQKGELLDSAYFQQNSFDAVDAAVSPERQKHVFNLMMEILSAELNLSSKDEARSWFNQLRQLILDYNGSEWQCDGFKKLEGEIKSFISDKKIRVDEKAAALMARS, encoded by the coding sequence ATGAAAAGCAGTGGTAAAGTAGTTGGTGTTAATGGAAATATGGTGACCGTTGAGGTTTCCGGTGCCGTTCAGATGAACGAAGTGGGTTACGTTGTAACCTGTGGTACAAAGCTTAAATCCGAGATTATCCGTGTTAACGGAGACCGTGTTCAGATGCAGGTTTTTGAAATTACAAAAGGAATCGGAATCGGTGATCCTGTCGAGTTCTCAAGTGAGCTCTTAGCCGTTGAACTTGGTCCTGGTTTATTGGGTCAGGTTTATGATGGTCTTCAGAACCCGCTTCCCGAGTTGGCTAAGGCCGCCGGTTACTTTCTGGAAAGAGGTTATTACCTTGATCCTCTTTCTAAAGAGAAACTCTGGGATTTCACACCCACCGTTAATCCAGGCGACACCGTGGCCAAGGCTGATGTGATCGGATCGGTTCCTGAGGGTCCTTTTACTCATCAGATCCTGGTCCCTTTTTCCCGTCTTGATACATATAAAGTGAAGTCAATACAACCTAAGGGCAGCTATATGCTCAAAGATACGATTGCCGAGATTGAGGACTCCAAAGGGAATATCATTCCCCTCAGTATGAGTTTTCATTGGCCCGTTAAAAAAGCTGTGACCTGTTATGCCGAAAGGTTGAGGCCTGTTGAACCCATGGTCACTCAGATTCGGCAGATTGATACCTTCCTGCCGGTGGCCAAGGGGGGTACCTACTGTATTCCCGGCCCCATTGGTGCAGGAAAGACAGTCTTGCAGCAGATTACATCCAGGTTTGCCGATGTGGATATCGTCATCATTGCGGCTTGTGGAGAACGTGCCGGAGAAGTTGTGGAAACACTGAAAGAGTTTCCCGAACTTCTGGACCCCAAAACCGGGCGATCATTGATGGAAAGAACCATCATTATCTGTAACACCTCCTCTATGCCGGTTGCTTCCCGTGAAGCCTCTGTATATACCGCGGTGACTCTTGCCGAGTATTACCGTCAGATGGGACTGGATGTTCTTCTTCTGGCAGACTCCACATCCCGCTGGGCTCAGGCCATGAGAGAAATGTCAGGTCGTCTGGAAGAGATTCCCGGTGAAGAAGCTTTTCCTGCCTACCTTGAGTCAACAATTGCCGGTTTTTATGAAAGAGCCGGTCTTGTGAGGCTGAATGATGGAAGAAAAGGGTCTGTTACTATCGGTGGTACCGTATCTCCCGCGGGAGGTAACTTTGAGGAACCTGTGACCCAGGCCACCCTGAAAGTCGTAGGAGCCTTTCACGGTCTGTCCCGTGAACGCTCTGACGCCCGAAAGTATCCTGCCATTCACCCTATTGATTCCTGGAGTAAATATAACGGGATCATTGATCCTAAGCAGACTGAATATGCCTATAATACTCTTTTCAGAGCCAATGAAATTGAATCCATGATGAAGGTTGTGGGTGAAGAGGGAACATCTCTCCAGGATTTTATTGTGTATCAGAAGGGTGAACTCCTGGATTCTGCCTATTTTCAGCAGAACTCCTTTGACGCCGTCGATGCCGCTGTATCACCGGAAAGACAGAAACATGTTTTTAATCTGATGATGGAAATCCTCTCCGCTGAGCTTAATTTAAGCAGCAAGGATGAGGCACGAAGCTGGTTTAATCAGCTCAGACAGCTCATTTTGGACTACAACGGTTCAGAGTGGCAGTGTGACGGATTCAAAAAACTTGAAGGT
- a CDS encoding DUF2764 family protein translates to MGQYYYTIASLPLLNYDEPVDLKHSDYLEDCRKWLKPLEWSILKSSLINPETENEFLGIAEEYRKWEISLRNELVVLRGAAIGIDPENYTIGGERFLDAAALAAAAFKEESPLVAENILNMGRWEYIENLKVGHFFDLEFLVLYSLQLQIVERKRCFDEETGFAKYQEIYKNILSGIDDVAVGEQA, encoded by the coding sequence TTGGGTCAGTATTATTATACAATTGCTTCTCTGCCTCTGCTCAACTATGACGAGCCGGTAGATTTGAAGCACAGTGATTATCTGGAAGATTGCCGGAAATGGCTGAAGCCGTTGGAGTGGAGCATTCTGAAATCTTCTTTGATTAATCCTGAAACAGAAAATGAATTCCTCGGCATAGCCGAAGAATATCGAAAATGGGAGATCAGTCTTCGTAATGAGCTGGTTGTTCTCAGAGGGGCCGCCATCGGTATAGACCCGGAAAATTATACCATAGGGGGAGAACGCTTCTTGGATGCTGCAGCACTGGCAGCAGCCGCATTCAAGGAAGAGTCTCCTCTGGTCGCTGAAAATATCCTGAATATGGGACGATGGGAATATATTGAAAACCTGAAAGTCGGTCATTTCTTTGACCTTGAGTTTCTGGTTCTTTATTCACTGCAGCTTCAAATCGTTGAGAGAAAGCGCTGTTTTGATGAAGAGACCGGTTTTGCAAAATATCAGGAAATCTACAAAAATATTCTCTCCGGAATAGACGATGTTGCAGTTGGAGAACAAGCATGA
- a CDS encoding V-type ATP synthase subunit E, with protein MDVQVKELIEKIKNDGVKNAEENSSRIIFEAEKKAAALIENAEKEASDIKSQAQNEASRMEQAGKEALKQAGRDLLLGIKKDVEDLFDRILQSGTAEVLKGDSLKDCIVTVLKSWKDDEIKDLSVLVAPETLKSMESQLKSELKAQVEKGLEIKPFSDLNAGFRISVKDGRAFYDFSDKELMELLSKYLNPGLMSILEK; from the coding sequence ATGGATGTTCAAGTTAAGGAACTTATTGAAAAGATCAAGAATGACGGTGTAAAAAATGCTGAGGAAAACTCCTCACGTATCATATTCGAAGCTGAAAAAAAAGCTGCTGCCCTCATCGAGAATGCTGAGAAAGAAGCATCAGATATTAAGTCACAGGCTCAGAATGAAGCAAGCCGGATGGAACAGGCTGGTAAAGAAGCTCTTAAACAGGCTGGAAGAGACCTGTTGCTGGGTATTAAAAAAGACGTTGAAGATCTCTTTGACCGCATCCTTCAGTCCGGAACGGCGGAAGTTCTCAAAGGGGACAGTCTGAAAGACTGTATTGTTACTGTACTCAAGTCCTGGAAAGATGATGAAATCAAGGATCTCAGCGTTCTTGTTGCTCCTGAAACTCTAAAATCCATGGAGAGTCAGCTGAAATCAGAACTGAAGGCTCAGGTAGAAAAGGGGTTGGAAATCAAACCCTTCAGTGACTTGAATGCAGGATTCAGAATCTCTGTCAAAGATGGACGTGCTTTCTACGATTTCTCCGATAAAGAACTCATGGAACTGCTCTCTAAATATCTGAACCCCGGACTTATGAGTATCCTGGAAAAGTAA
- the rsgA gene encoding ribosome small subunit-dependent GTPase A, which yields MKGLVLWGINNIFSVKGEEDGRIRECRIKGKKMDFETRFYNPLSAGDWVEFEDIAEENKGMLISRYDRMNYFARWNKKGRALQTLAVNMETLYCIVSPESPPFRPRFIDRALILAEQGHLDVAVILNKSDQNIPDWVTERLDNFKSLGLEVRFTSCETGDGIDSLREEIKGKIVGFAGQSGVGKSTLLNLLIPGASQRTAEVSEKMCRGKHTTNFAVMIPYENEAGYIIDTPGIRDLLLWGIESPDLSHWFPEFNPLNEECSYKGCRHLHEPRCAIKKAVEDKIINSDRYESYTRMMKELVENEQKY from the coding sequence ATGAAAGGATTAGTGCTTTGGGGTATTAACAATATTTTTTCTGTTAAAGGAGAAGAGGACGGAAGAATCCGGGAATGTAGAATCAAAGGCAAAAAAATGGACTTTGAAACCCGTTTTTATAATCCTCTCTCTGCGGGTGACTGGGTCGAGTTTGAAGACATTGCTGAAGAAAATAAGGGAATGTTGATCAGCCGTTATGACAGGATGAATTATTTTGCCAGATGGAATAAAAAAGGGCGGGCCCTGCAGACTCTGGCCGTTAATATGGAAACCCTGTATTGCATTGTTTCACCTGAATCTCCTCCTTTCAGGCCCCGCTTTATTGACAGGGCGCTCATTTTGGCAGAGCAGGGACATCTGGATGTGGCTGTCATCCTGAATAAATCAGATCAGAATATCCCGGACTGGGTTACTGAAAGGTTAGATAATTTTAAATCCCTTGGCCTTGAGGTCAGGTTTACATCCTGCGAAACAGGCGATGGTATCGACTCACTTCGCGAAGAGATTAAGGGGAAAATCGTTGGATTTGCCGGTCAGTCCGGTGTGGGAAAGTCTACCTTGCTCAATCTCCTGATTCCTGGTGCCAGTCAGAGAACTGCCGAAGTCTCTGAAAAAATGTGCAGAGGCAAACATACCACTAATTTTGCCGTCATGATTCCCTATGAGAACGAAGCTGGTTATATCATTGATACACCCGGAATCCGGGATCTCCTGCTCTGGGGAATTGAGAGTCCCGATCTGTCACACTGGTTTCCAGAATTTAATCCTTTGAATGAAGAGTGTTCATACAAGGGATGCAGGCATCTTCACGAACCCCGTTGTGCCATAAAAAAAGCAGTGGAAGATAAAATTATCAATTCTGACAGATATGAAAGCTATACAAGAATGATGAAAGAGCTTGTGGAGAATGAACAGAAATACTGA
- the murI gene encoding glutamate racemase, which produces MINRVPLVFFMDSGLGGLPYLQWVKNEKPHWQFVYLADHSCFPYGSRSTPFLKERLVNITSRIVELHHPDLVVVACNTASVTALDTLRDEFSIPFVGVVPAVKPAAQTAGVDKIAVLATDKTVKGKYLKALIRQFAPDQVVETRAASDLVDFVENHLFLADEEEIKEALDPYISLILEKQWKVIVLGCTHFILLKPWFEKWLPQNISIIDSTEGVGRRILHLLPEDLSSPFTGQVPENIFHITGNQYNEKLYKTVAAQYQMILSPLKDKVS; this is translated from the coding sequence TTGATAAATCGGGTTCCCCTTGTCTTTTTTATGGACTCCGGACTGGGAGGGCTCCCCTATCTGCAATGGGTCAAGAATGAAAAACCACACTGGCAGTTTGTTTACCTTGCCGATCATTCCTGTTTTCCCTACGGAAGCCGGAGCACTCCATTTTTAAAAGAACGATTAGTGAATATTACATCTCGGATTGTAGAACTCCATCACCCTGATCTGGTGGTCGTTGCCTGTAATACAGCGTCAGTAACCGCTTTGGACACATTGAGAGATGAATTTTCAATTCCCTTTGTCGGTGTTGTACCTGCGGTTAAACCGGCAGCCCAAACCGCAGGGGTCGATAAAATAGCCGTATTGGCAACAGATAAGACGGTGAAGGGGAAATACCTCAAGGCCTTAATCAGGCAATTTGCACCTGATCAGGTGGTAGAAACCAGAGCCGCATCGGATCTGGTTGATTTTGTTGAGAATCATCTGTTTCTGGCGGATGAAGAGGAGATAAAAGAAGCCTTGGATCCCTATATATCCCTGATCCTTGAAAAACAGTGGAAGGTTATTGTCCTGGGTTGTACTCATTTTATCCTGTTAAAACCCTGGTTTGAGAAGTGGCTGCCCCAAAATATCAGCATCATTGATTCAACCGAAGGTGTTGGCCGTAGAATCCTGCATCTGCTTCCTGAGGATCTTTCCAGCCCCTTTACGGGCCAGGTTCCTGAGAATATCTTTCATATTACCGGAAACCAATACAATGAAAAACTCTATAAAACAGTGGCCGCTCAGTATCAGATGATACTTTCACCCCTGAAGGACAAGGTGTCATGA
- a CDS encoding pentapeptide repeat-containing protein, which translates to MDYNKEIIHYLLSNTVITDLKAPGLFFEDLDLRGKIFINCFFHHTSWRNCRFDESRFQMCFFDDSIIQDCSFLKVNMIQSVFTVSELLDSTWKGSDLVSVNWNRIKARHCEFSESDLYYSRFIGSSLKDTNFVNCNLKRVDFCLARIKRVDFRYSNTEEAYFQKENRV; encoded by the coding sequence ATGGATTATAATAAAGAAATAATTCATTATCTTCTTTCCAATACAGTAATTACTGATTTAAAAGCACCGGGGCTTTTTTTTGAAGATCTGGATTTACGGGGTAAAATATTTATAAACTGCTTTTTCCATCACACCAGTTGGAGGAACTGCCGTTTTGATGAATCCCGCTTTCAAATGTGTTTTTTTGATGATTCGATCATTCAGGACTGCAGTTTTCTCAAAGTCAATATGATTCAAAGTGTTTTTACAGTCTCAGAGCTTCTGGATTCCACCTGGAAGGGATCTGATCTGGTGTCGGTAAACTGGAACAGAATCAAGGCCAGGCACTGCGAATTCAGCGAATCAGATCTTTACTATTCAAGATTTATCGGAAGCTCACTGAAGGATACCAACTTTGTCAATTGTAATCTCAAACGAGTTGATTTTTGTCTGGCCCGGATAAAGAGGGTCGATTTCCGGTATTCCAATACAGAAGAAGCCTATTTTCAGAAGGAAAACAGGGTATGA
- a CDS encoding MBL fold metallo-hydrolase, with amino-acid sequence MKLFNHFAAVGFSNTYLVGGDSGGEALLIDPGVMDVPLLELIEKNDYYIKHILITHSHWNHYGGVNTLLKIYNAQVYSAIPFLENQPCHVLKEGKYEFTGQEVEVIPVRGHSDDSLVYKIGHFYFTGDILSAGRTGTTPDKVSREKLFLELKEKIFSRDFHGIVLPGHGPPSTIKAEAAIFKKYEQNM; translated from the coding sequence ATGAAGCTATTTAATCATTTTGCAGCCGTAGGATTCAGCAATACCTATCTTGTGGGAGGAGATTCTGGTGGAGAGGCTCTTCTGATTGATCCGGGAGTCATGGATGTCCCGTTACTGGAGCTGATTGAAAAAAATGATTATTACATCAAACACATATTGATAACTCATAGTCACTGGAATCATTACGGCGGAGTGAATACCCTCTTGAAGATCTACAACGCTCAGGTCTATTCGGCAATCCCCTTCTTGGAAAATCAGCCTTGTCATGTACTGAAGGAAGGGAAATATGAGTTCACCGGCCAGGAAGTGGAAGTCATTCCCGTTCGGGGGCACAGCGATGATTCACTCGTATACAAAATAGGACATTTTTACTTTACCGGAGATATCCTTTCAGCAGGGAGAACAGGCACAACTCCCGACAAGGTCAGCCGGGAGAAGCTTTTTCTTGAATTAAAAGAAAAAATCTTTTCAAGAGACTTTCATGGAATAGTACTTCCTGGTCACGGTCCCCCCTCAACAATCAAAGCCGAGGCCGCAATATTCAAAAAATATGAACAGAATATGTAA
- a CDS encoding RluA family pseudouridine synthase translates to MNKETKEIIVSLPEGETLRADKYVSHMGFMRRSQFESHKIQVFMNDKEIKLSKKVKDKDVLVVNWSTPDEPDFAPEKMDLDILFENDQVIVLNKPQGLVVHPGAGNYSGTLVQGLLYYNQQLGNHFEDDPLRPGIVHRLDKDTSGLIITAKNPDSLESLSEQFRNRTTEKYYLAFIKGRLPARRGNIDTFITRDDKNRKKFKVHETKGKRALTRYEVLESWDRYSLIKLKLETGRTHQIRVHLLSMGCPILGDSVYARKDNVIGDVTMMLHSWKLGIVLPGETEMRQFEAPIPERFTELKARLNQI, encoded by the coding sequence GTGAATAAAGAAACAAAAGAAATTATCGTCAGTCTTCCCGAGGGGGAGACTCTGAGAGCCGATAAATATGTATCACACATGGGATTCATGAGGAGAAGCCAGTTTGAATCCCATAAGATTCAGGTTTTTATGAATGATAAGGAAATCAAACTTTCCAAGAAAGTTAAAGATAAAGATGTATTGGTCGTTAACTGGAGTACTCCCGATGAGCCTGACTTCGCGCCAGAAAAAATGGATCTTGATATCCTTTTTGAAAATGATCAAGTCATCGTTCTGAATAAGCCTCAGGGGCTGGTTGTTCATCCCGGTGCCGGGAACTATAGTGGAACCCTTGTTCAGGGTCTTCTCTATTACAATCAGCAGCTGGGAAATCATTTTGAGGATGATCCTCTCAGGCCGGGGATCGTGCATCGTCTGGATAAGGATACTTCCGGACTTATCATCACAGCCAAGAATCCCGACTCCCTGGAATCCCTGTCTGAGCAGTTCAGAAATAGAACCACCGAAAAATACTATCTGGCATTTATAAAGGGCCGGCTTCCTGCGCGGAGGGGTAATATCGATACTTTTATCACCAGAGATGACAAAAACAGAAAAAAATTCAAGGTCCATGAGACAAAAGGTAAACGTGCTCTCACCCGATATGAAGTTCTTGAGTCCTGGGATCGTTATTCCCTTATCAAGCTTAAGCTGGAGACCGGCAGGACCCATCAGATCCGTGTTCATCTTTTATCCATGGGCTGTCCTATTCTGGGAGATTCCGTCTATGCCCGGAAAGATAATGTAATCGGCGATGTAACCATGATGCTCCACTCATGGAAGTTGGGTATTGTTCTTCCCGGTGAGACTGAAATGAGGCAGTTTGAAGCACCCATTCCCGAACGGTTTACCGAGTTGAAGGCACGGTTAAATCAAATTTAA
- a CDS encoding YggS family pyridoxal phosphate-dependent enzyme, with product MSIRENLEKLNNSIEAAALKAGRTSSEIKLMAVSKTKPLEQIREAYDAGQRLFGENRVAEAQEKFASLPEDVDLHLIGHLQRNKVKTGLSVFDCIQSLDSRELAEKLVQNYKNQIHEMKDLPIRVLLQLKTAEEGSKTGFSSEEEIIETAGWLREQQGVRIEGLMTIAPFTDDESVVREAFARCRILQEKLMSLYRDQDFSVLSMGMSSDFEWAVLEGSTLLRVGSALFGGRF from the coding sequence ATGAGTATTCGTGAAAATCTTGAAAAATTGAATAATTCCATTGAAGCTGCCGCCCTAAAGGCTGGCCGGACTTCCTCTGAGATCAAACTGATGGCTGTGAGTAAGACAAAACCACTCGAACAAATCAGAGAAGCCTATGATGCAGGGCAGAGGTTGTTTGGAGAAAACAGAGTTGCCGAAGCACAGGAAAAGTTTGCCAGCCTACCCGAGGATGTTGATTTGCATCTCATTGGACATCTTCAAAGGAATAAAGTAAAAACAGGCCTCTCTGTTTTTGACTGCATTCAGTCCCTTGATTCAAGAGAGCTCGCGGAGAAGCTGGTTCAGAATTATAAGAATCAGATTCATGAGATGAAAGATCTTCCCATTCGAGTTCTCCTTCAGCTGAAGACGGCCGAAGAGGGGAGCAAAACAGGATTTTCATCGGAAGAAGAAATCATTGAAACCGCCGGATGGCTTCGGGAACAACAGGGAGTCAGGATCGAAGGCCTTATGACAATCGCTCCCTTCACGGATGATGAATCTGTGGTGAGGGAGGCCTTTGCCCGATGCCGTATTCTCCAGGAAAAATTGATGAGCCTGTACCGTGATCAGGATTTTTCAGTTCTCTCCATGGGTATGTCCTCTGACTTTGAGTGGGCTGTTCTGGAAGGCTCCACACTTTTGAGAGTCGGCAGTGCCCTGTTCGGAGGCCGGTTCTGA
- the uvrB gene encoding excinuclease ABC subunit UvrB — MNKFKVVSPFDAAGDQINAIEKLSDAFLNGARRATLQGVTGSGKTFTMAKIVEYIQKPTLVISHNKTLAAQLYREFKDFFPHNAVEYFVSYYDYYQPEAYVPSRDLYIEKDSSINDEIDRMRLSATMSLMERTDVLIVSTVSCIYGLGNPSSYKDMRVQLLVGEIYNRDDIIRNLISLQYERNDMVLERGKFRVRGDVMELYPAYLKEAYRISFDWDEIESMKRFNPVSGEVLEDLTMCTVYPAKHFVMPEDSVQKSLTAIRDEMTLQVEFFESRGQIVEAQRLKTRTEYDLEMMEEMGYCSGIENYSRQLSGREAGERPEVLMDYFPPDFMTIVDESHVTLSQIRAMYEGDRSRKTNLVNFGFRLPSALDNRPLVYSEFEDFKKQLLYVSATPRQEELEKSELVVEQIIRPTGLLDPIIEIRSTEGQMEDLYGEIRKRIDEGERVLITTLTKRMAEDLTDYLNELGLKVNYLHSEVETIERVEIIRDLRLGKYDVLVGINLLREGLDIPEVSLIAIMDADKVGFLRSATALIQTIGRASRNSKGRVIMYADRESSAMIEAIRETNRRRGIQKKYNEDHGITPETIIKAVQDILIRKIDLKKKAEEMTISVMKDNVNLLDPVQKKKLIKALEKEMLEKAKNMEFEEAAVLRDEIVELKGENL; from the coding sequence ATGAATAAATTTAAAGTCGTTTCTCCCTTTGACGCTGCGGGGGATCAGATCAATGCGATTGAAAAATTGTCTGATGCTTTCCTGAATGGTGCCCGGAGGGCGACCCTTCAAGGCGTAACAGGTTCGGGAAAAACCTTCACAATGGCTAAAATTGTGGAGTATATTCAAAAGCCAACACTGGTTATCTCTCATAATAAAACTCTGGCGGCTCAACTCTACAGGGAGTTTAAGGATTTTTTTCCCCACAATGCGGTGGAATACTTTGTTTCCTACTACGACTACTATCAGCCGGAGGCTTACGTTCCTTCCCGTGATTTGTATATTGAGAAAGATTCCTCTATTAATGATGAAATCGACAGAATGAGGCTCTCGGCAACCATGAGTCTGATGGAACGTACGGATGTCCTCATTGTTTCCACAGTCTCCTGCATCTATGGTCTTGGAAATCCTTCCTCCTATAAAGATATGAGAGTCCAGCTCCTGGTCGGGGAGATTTATAACCGGGATGATATCATCAGGAATTTGATTTCTCTTCAGTATGAACGGAATGATATGGTACTGGAGAGGGGGAAATTCAGGGTTCGGGGAGATGTGATGGAACTCTATCCTGCCTACCTGAAAGAAGCCTACCGTATCAGCTTTGACTGGGATGAAATTGAATCTATGAAACGATTTAATCCGGTTTCGGGGGAAGTTCTGGAAGATCTTACCATGTGTACTGTCTATCCGGCCAAACATTTTGTCATGCCTGAAGACAGTGTTCAGAAGTCATTGACCGCTATCAGGGATGAAATGACCCTACAGGTGGAATTTTTTGAATCCAGAGGTCAGATTGTAGAGGCTCAGCGCCTGAAAACCAGAACAGAATACGATCTTGAGATGATGGAGGAAATGGGGTATTGCTCGGGGATTGAAAACTACTCCCGCCAGCTGTCAGGCCGGGAGGCTGGGGAACGTCCCGAGGTACTTATGGATTATTTCCCCCCCGATTTTATGACCATAGTCGATGAATCCCATGTCACCCTCTCCCAGATCCGGGCCATGTATGAAGGGGATCGATCCCGTAAAACCAATCTTGTGAATTTCGGATTCCGTCTTCCTTCAGCCCTGGATAACAGACCTCTGGTATATTCTGAATTTGAGGACTTTAAAAAACAGCTTCTTTATGTTTCCGCCACTCCCAGACAGGAGGAGTTGGAAAAGTCAGAACTGGTGGTCGAGCAGATTATCCGGCCCACTGGTCTCCTTGATCCCATCATTGAAATCCGTTCGACCGAAGGTCAAATGGAGGACCTATATGGCGAAATCAGAAAGAGAATTGACGAAGGTGAGCGGGTCTTGATCACAACTCTGACAAAAAGAATGGCCGAGGATCTGACTGATTATCTAAATGAACTCGGGTTGAAGGTCAATTATCTTCATTCCGAAGTCGAAACCATTGAACGGGTCGAAATCATTCGCGATCTCAGACTCGGGAAATATGATGTCCTTGTGGGCATCAACCTCCTCAGAGAAGGTCTGGACATCCCCGAAGTTTCTCTCATTGCCATTATGGATGCGGATAAAGTCGGTTTTCTCCGATCCGCTACGGCTTTGATCCAGACAATCGGCAGGGCTTCCAGAAACTCCAAGGGAAGGGTCATTATGTATGCCGACCGGGAATCTTCCGCTATGATCGAAGCGATTCGTGAGACAAACCGCCGGCGGGGAATCCAGAAAAAATACAATGAAGATCATGGCATTACTCCCGAAACGATTATTAAAGCAGTGCAGGATATACTCATCAGAAAAATTGATCTGAAAAAGAAAGCCGAAGAGATGACGATTTCTGTCATGAAGGACAATGTGAACCTTCTGGATCCTGTACAAAAGAAAAAACTCATTAAGGCCCTTGAAAAGGAAATGCTTGAGAAGGCAAAGAACATGGAGTTTGAAGAGGCCGCTGTACTCCGTGATGAAATCGTCGAACTGAAAGGGGAGAACCTATGA
- a CDS encoding trypsin-like peptidase domain-containing protein → MKLYSRNQVIFYSIGTALLVFLLLFGFGLISLSSFNSDIPALTNSSFPEVEIFPSQPATSLGNPVFNSSDYSEDELTNIGIYERYNEAVVNVTTEVVGYNWFLEPIPQEGSSGSGSIIDKRGFVLTNNHVVDKAYKVYITLADGSQYEGEVVGTDYENDLSVLKFDPEDKELVTIPFGTSDHLKVGQKVIAIGNPFAFERTLTTGIVSGLGRPLKNDSGLVIRDMIQTDASINPGNSGGPLINMKGEMIGINTMIYTPSGGSVGIGFAIPVDTARRVVPDLIKFGKVQRGWIDIVPVQLFPSLVRYGKLPLSKGILISRVINGGNAEDAGLLGGDPDQAVRSGNSVIYLGGDIITGINGVVIATLSDFYGALEATRPGDEVEVEVLRRKQTKILRIKLSERPTN, encoded by the coding sequence ATGAAGCTATACAGTAGGAATCAGGTTATTTTTTATTCAATAGGAACGGCTCTCCTTGTATTCCTGCTCCTTTTTGGTTTCGGCCTCATATCCCTCTCTTCTTTTAATTCGGATATACCAGCCCTGACAAACAGCTCTTTTCCTGAAGTTGAAATCTTTCCATCTCAGCCTGCTACTTCATTGGGGAATCCAGTATTTAACAGCAGTGATTATTCTGAGGACGAACTGACAAATATCGGAATCTATGAGAGATACAACGAAGCGGTTGTGAATGTAACGACAGAAGTTGTGGGCTACAACTGGTTTCTCGAACCCATTCCACAGGAAGGGTCCTCCGGTTCAGGTTCCATTATTGATAAGCGTGGCTTTGTCCTGACCAATAATCATGTGGTAGACAAGGCCTATAAGGTCTACATCACCCTGGCAGACGGTAGTCAGTATGAAGGGGAAGTCGTGGGAACAGATTATGAAAATGATCTGTCTGTTCTGAAATTTGATCCTGAAGACAAGGAGCTGGTAACCATTCCCTTCGGGACATCAGATCATTTGAAAGTAGGGCAGAAGGTCATTGCCATAGGGAATCCTTTTGCCTTTGAGCGGACCTTGACTACGGGCATTGTCTCTGGTCTGGGACGGCCTTTGAAAAATGACTCGGGCCTTGTGATTCGTGATATGATTCAAACGGATGCATCCATTAATCCGGGCAACTCCGGAGGACCCCTCATAAACATGAAAGGGGAGATGATCGGTATCAATACAATGATTTATACCCCCTCAGGCGGCTCGGTGGGTATTGGCTTTGCCATCCCTGTGGATACAGCCCGGCGAGTCGTGCCGGATCTTATTAAATTTGGAAAGGTTCAGAGAGGCTGGATTGATATTGTTCCTGTCCAGCTATTTCCTTCCCTTGTCCGCTATGGGAAGCTGCCCCTTTCAAAAGGAATTTTGATCTCCAGAGTCATCAATGGTGGAAATGCCGAGGATGCAGGATTGCTGGGGGGAGATCCGGATCAGGCTGTAAGAAGCGGCAATTCCGTGATTTATCTGGGGGGAGACATCATCACCGGGATCAATGGTGTGGTCATCGCGACTCTCTCCGATTTTTACGGCGCACTGGAAGCAACCAGGCCGGGAGATGAGGTCGAAGTGGAAGTGCTCAGAAGGAAACAGACTAAAATATTAAGAATCAAATTGTCAGAAAGACCAACAAACTAA